A single region of the Gossypium arboreum isolate Shixiya-1 chromosome 12, ASM2569848v2, whole genome shotgun sequence genome encodes:
- the LOC108479607 gene encoding serine/threonine-protein kinase SRK2B: protein MDKYELVKDIGSGNFGVARLMRNKETKELVAMKYIDRGQKIDENVAREIINHRSLRHPNIIRFKEVVLTPTHLAIVMEYAAGGELFERICNAGRFSEDEARYFFQQLISGVSYCHAMQICHRDLKLENTLLDGSPAPRLKICDFGYSKSSLLHSRPKSTVGTPAYIAPEVLSRREYDGKMADVWSCGVTLYVMLVGAYPFEDQEDPKNFRKTISRIMSVQYKIPDYVHISQDCKHLLSRIFVASPSRRISIKDIKSHPWFLKNLPRELTEAAQAAYYRKENPTFSLQSVDEIMKIVEEAKVAPRVSRSIGGFGWGGEEDGDAKEEDAEEEVEEDDEEDEYEKTVKEVHASGEIHVS, encoded by the exons atggaCAAGTACGAGCTGGTGAAAGACATAGGATCTGGGAACTTCGGCGTAGCGAGGTTGATGCGTAACAAAGAAACCAAAGAACTCGTCGCCATGAAGTATATCGACCGTGGACAAAAG ATTGATGAGAATGTGGCAAGGGAGATTATAAATCATAGATCACTACGTCATCCGAATATAATTCGGTTCAAAGAG GTGGTTTTGACTCCTACACATCTTGCAATTGTGATGGAGTATGCAGCTGGTGGTGAACTCTTTGAGCGAATTTGCAACGCTGGACGATTCAGCGAGGATGAG GCTAGGTATTTTTTTCAGCAGTTGATCTCAGGAGTTAGCTACTGTCATGCCATG CAAATATGCCATCGAGATCTGAAGTTAGAGAATACCCTGTTGGATGGGAGCCCTGCTCCTCGTCTGAAAATCTGTGATTTTGGTTATTCAAAG TCATCTCTACTGCATTCAAGACCCAAGTCAACTGTTGGAACTCCCGCATATATTGCACCAGAAGTTCTTTCTCGGAGAGAATATGATGGCAAG ATGGCAGATGTATGGTCTTGTGGGGTGACTCTTTACGTTATGTTGGTTGGTGCATACCCATTTGAGGACCAAGAGGATCCTAAGAACTTTAGGAAAACTATTAGT AGGATAATGTCAGTTCAATACAAAATCCCAGACTATGTTCACATATCCCAAGATTGCAAACACCTCCTTTCTCGCATATTTGTTGCTAGCCCCTCCAGG AGGATCAGCATCAAAGATATCAAGAGCCATCCGTGGTTTTTGAAGAACTTGCCCAGGGAACTGACAGAGGCAGCTCAAGCTGCTTACTACAGGAAAGAAAACCCGACGTTCTCCCTCCAAAGTGTTGATGAAATCATGAAAATAGTTGAAGAGGCCAAAGTCGCCCCTCGAGTATCACGGTCGATCGGAGGCTTTGGCTGGggtggagaagaagatggggATGCAAAGGAAGAAGATGCAGAAGAAGAAGTAGAAGAAGACGACGAAGAAGATGAGTACGAGAAAACGGTAAAAGAGGTACATGCCAGTGGAGAAATTCACGTCTCTTAA
- the LOC108478658 gene encoding ferredoxin-2-like — translation MASITSLSSAMVSPSFIRRQPLTSPRSLFGLKPLKGGRFTMGAYNVKLLTPDGPQEFECPDDVYILDQAEKLGIDIPYSCRAGSCSTCAGVIKQGSVDQSDGNFLDDDQIAAGFVLTCVAYPTSDVVIETHKEEDING, via the coding sequence ATGGCCTCCATCACAAGCCTCTCCAGTGCCATGGTGAGCCCCTCCTTCATCCGCCGCCAGCCTCTCACAAGCCCACGCTCTCTTTTCGGCCTCAAACCCCTGAAAGGTGGCCGCTTTACTATGGGTGCATACAATGTAAAGCTGTTGACTCCTGATGGACCTCAAGAATTTGAGTGCCCAGATGACGTTTACATTCTAGACCAAGCTGAAAAACTGGGCATCGATATTCCCTACTCCTGCAGGGCTGGGTCTTGCTCTACCTGTGCTGGTGTTATCAAACAAGGCAGTGTGGATCAGTCGGATGGCAACTTCCTTGACGATGACCAAATTGCCGCTGGTTTTGTTCTCACTTGCGTCGCTTACCCTACCAGTGATGTCGTCATTGAAACTCACAAGGAAGAAGACATCAACGGTTaa
- the LOC108479593 gene encoding transmembrane 9 superfamily member 1-like, producing MLSSVRSFSLSAFIFFVFFSSLTFASESDHKYQPDDPITLWVNKVGPYNNPQETYNYYILPFCHPGVNPAHKWGGLGEVLGGNELIDSQIDIKFQKNVDKGTICQLELDEAKVKQFKDAIENNYWFEFFVDDLPLWGFVGELHPDKNSDNGKHVLYTHKNIVIKYNKDQIIHVNLTQGSPKPLEAGRVLDMTYAIKWLPTNVTFARRFDVYLDYPFFEHQIHWFSVFNSFMMVIFLTGLVSMILMRTLRNDYAKYAREDDDLETLERDVSEESGWKLVHGDVFRPPRGLVLLSAVVGTGAQLALLVLLVILLAIVGTLYVGRGAIVTTFILCYAFTSFISGYVSGGMYSRNGGKSWIKSMILSASLFPFLCFGIGFILNTIAIFYGSLAAIPFGTMVVVFVIWAFISFPLALLGTVVGRNWSGAPNNPCRVKTIPRPIPEKKWYLTPSVVSLMGGLLPFGSIFIEMYFVFTSFWNYKVYYVYGFMLLVFLILVIVTVCVTIVGTYFLLNAENYHWQWTSFFSAASTAVYVYLYSVYYYYVKTKMSGFFQTSFYFGYTLMFCLGLGILCGAVGYLGSNLFVRRIYRNIKCD from the exons ATGTTATCCTCCGTCCGCTCTTTCTCTCTTTCCGCCTTCATTTTCTTCGTCTTCTTCTCCTCTCTCACCTTCGCTTCCGAGTCAGATCATAAG TATCAGCCGGATGATCCAATTACCCTATGGGTAAATAAAGTTGGACCATATAACAATCCACAAGAAACTTATAACTATTACATCCTTCCGTTTTGTCATCCGGGTGTCAATCCTGCGCACAAATGGGGTGGCCTTGGTGAGGTCCTTGGTGGAAATGAACTGATTGATAGCCAGATTGATATAAAGTTTCAAA AGAATGTGGACAAAGGTACCATTTGCCAACTGGAACTTGATGAAGCTAAGGTCAAGCAGTTCAAGGATGCTATCGAGAACAATTATTGGTTTGAATTCTTTGTGG ATGATCTGCCTTTGTGGG GCTTTGTTGGTGAACTGCATCCTGATAAGAACAGTGATAATGGCAAGCATGTCCTCTACACACATAAGAACATTGTTATTAAATACAACAAGGATCAG ATTATTCATGTCAACCTCACCCAGGGGAGTCCTAAACCCTTGGAAGCAGGGAGAGTATTGGACATGACATACGCAATCAAATGGCTTCCAACTAATGTCACTTTTGCTCGTCGCTTTGATGTTTATTTGGACTACCCTTTCTTTGAGCACCAA ATTCATTGGTTCTCTGTTTTCAATTCATTCATGATGGTTATCTTTCTCACTGGTTTGGTCTCAATGATCTTGATGCGAACTCTGAGAAATGACTATGCAAAGTATGCTCGGGAAGATGATGATTTGGAAACTTTG GAAAGGGATGTAAGTGAAGAGTCTGGTTGGAAACTTGTCCATGGTGATGTTTTCCGGCCTCCCCGTGGTTTGGTTCTGCTTTCTGCTGTTGTTGGCACTGGTGCACAGCTAGCATTGCTTGTTCTCCTTGTCATCTTATTGGCAATTGTGGGAACTTTGTATGTCGG GAGAGGAGCAATTGTCACTACTTTTATACTCTGTTATGCTTTTACATCGTTCATTTCTGGTTATGTGAGTGGTGGAATGTACTCGCGTAATGGGG GTAAAAGTTGGATAAAGTCAATGATCCTTTCAGCGTCTCTGTTCCCATTTTTGTGTTTTGGGATTGGTTTCATCTTGAACACAATTGCTATATTTTATGGATCCCTAGCTGCTATTCCTTTTGGTACAATGGTGGTGGTTTTTGTAATTTGGGCTTTCATTTCATTCCCCCTGGCTCTTCTTGGTACAGTTGTTGGGAGAAACTGGAGTGGTGCTCCAAATAATCCATGCCGCGTGAAGACCATTCCTCGCCCAATTCCGGAGAAGAAATGGTATCTTACACCCTCTGTGGTCTCCTTGATGGGAGGACTTCTGCCGTTTGGCAGCATATTTATTGAAATGTATTTCGTCTTCACATCCTTCTGGAATTACAAG GTTTATTATGTCTATGGATTTATGCTGCTGGTGTTCCTGATTCTCGTCATTGTAACGGTCTGTGTGACAATTGTGGGGACATATTTCTTGCTAAACGCTGAGAACTATCACTGGCAGTGGACATCATTTTTCTCTGCTGCCTCGACAGCAGTGTATGTGTATTTGTACTCTGTATACTACTACTATGTGAAAACCAAGATGTCAGGCTTCTTCCAGACCAGTTTCTACTTCGGATACACTTTGATGTTTTGTCTTGGTTTGGGAATCCTTTGCG GAGCTGTTGGTTATCTTGGTTCTAATTTGTTTGTAAGGAGGATCTACAGAAACATTAAGTGTGACTAG